One segment of Proteus appendicitidis DNA contains the following:
- the nirD gene encoding nitrite reductase small subunit NirD — protein MSQWIAVCQLDDITPGTGVCALVEQDHVAIFRPYSDARLYALSNIDPFAHSSVLSRGLIAEHENELYIVSPLKKQHFRLTDGFCLEDENFSITHFDVKVEGNTVSVRSRNKSSQ, from the coding sequence ATGAGCCAATGGATAGCGGTTTGCCAATTAGATGACATTACGCCAGGAACAGGTGTTTGTGCGCTGGTGGAACAAGATCATGTTGCCATATTTCGCCCTTACTCTGATGCACGTTTATATGCGTTAAGCAATATAGATCCCTTTGCACATTCTAGTGTTCTGTCTCGAGGGCTGATTGCTGAACATGAAAATGAGTTGTATATCGTCAGCCCATTAAAAAAACAGCATTTTCGTTTAACGGACGGTTTTTGCCTTGAGGATGAGAATTTCTCGATCACTCATTTTGATGTCAAGGTTGAAGGAAATACTGTCAGTGTACGCAGCCGTAATAAATCATCTCAATAA
- the oppA gene encoding oligopeptide ABC transporter substrate-binding protein OppA has product MSNLTKKSALAIAISAIFGLSALTANAAVVPDGVKLAEKQELVRNNGSEPQSLDPHKIEGVPESALARDLFEGVTIVGPDGEILPGSATSWENKDFTVWTFKIREGAKWSNGDPVTAQDFVYSWQRLADPNTASPYESYLQYAHIVNIDDIIAGKKKATELGVKALDNNTLEITLSEAVPYLPKLLAHSSMSPVNQKVIEKFGEKWTQPANFVGNGAYNLKDWTVNERIVLERSPTYWDNKSTVIDKVTFLPISSEVTDVNRYRAGEIDMTYSNLPIELFQKLKKEIPDELRISPYLCTYYYEINNEKAPFNDPRVREALKLSMDRDIITYKVKNQGDIPAYGFTPPFTDGIKESKPEWFATWTQEQRNEKARQLLEEAGYNKANPLKFKLLYNTSDLHKKVAIAASSIWKKNLGADVSLENQEWKTFLDTRHQGTYDVARAGWCADYNEPSSFLNMMLSYSSNNTVHYKNTEFDALIKESLRVKSDDERAAIYQKAEGVLDKDSAIVPLYYYVNTRLVKPYVGGYSGKDPLDNLHTKDLYIIAK; this is encoded by the coding sequence ATGAGTAATTTAACTAAAAAGAGTGCGTTGGCGATTGCAATAAGCGCAATCTTTGGATTGTCAGCACTAACAGCTAATGCTGCTGTTGTTCCAGACGGGGTAAAATTAGCTGAAAAACAAGAGCTTGTCCGTAATAATGGCTCTGAACCACAATCACTTGATCCGCATAAAATCGAAGGTGTACCTGAATCTGCATTAGCGCGTGATCTTTTCGAAGGCGTGACTATTGTTGGTCCAGATGGTGAAATTTTACCTGGCTCTGCAACTAGCTGGGAAAATAAAGATTTTACTGTTTGGACATTCAAAATTCGTGAAGGCGCTAAATGGTCAAATGGTGACCCTGTTACAGCACAAGATTTCGTTTATAGCTGGCAACGTTTAGCGGATCCTAATACTGCATCTCCTTATGAAAGCTATCTGCAATATGCACATATTGTAAATATTGACGATATTATTGCAGGTAAGAAAAAAGCCACAGAATTAGGTGTTAAGGCATTAGATAACAACACATTAGAAATCACTTTATCCGAAGCAGTGCCTTATTTACCAAAATTATTAGCTCACTCCTCCATGTCACCTGTTAACCAAAAAGTAATTGAAAAGTTTGGTGAAAAATGGACACAACCTGCTAACTTCGTCGGTAACGGCGCTTATAATTTAAAAGACTGGACAGTCAACGAACGTATTGTTTTAGAACGTAGCCCAACGTATTGGGATAACAAAAGTACTGTTATTGATAAAGTCACCTTCTTACCTATCTCATCAGAAGTCACTGACGTAAACCGCTATCGTGCGGGTGAAATTGATATGACATATAGCAATTTACCGATCGAACTTTTCCAAAAACTGAAAAAAGAGATCCCAGATGAATTGCGTATAAGCCCATATTTATGTACTTATTATTATGAAATTAATAATGAGAAAGCACCGTTTAACGATCCTCGTGTTCGTGAAGCGCTGAAACTGTCAATGGACAGAGATATCATCACTTATAAAGTAAAAAACCAAGGTGATATTCCCGCTTACGGCTTTACTCCTCCATTTACAGATGGAATTAAAGAGAGCAAACCAGAATGGTTTGCGACTTGGACACAAGAACAGCGCAATGAGAAAGCACGTCAATTGTTAGAAGAGGCGGGCTATAACAAAGCAAACCCACTGAAATTTAAACTGCTGTACAATACTTCTGATCTTCATAAAAAAGTGGCAATTGCTGCTTCTTCAATTTGGAAGAAAAACCTAGGTGCCGATGTCTCTCTTGAAAACCAAGAGTGGAAAACGTTCTTAGATACACGTCACCAAGGAACTTATGATGTTGCGCGTGCGGGTTGGTGTGCAGATTATAACGAACCTTCTTCATTCCTGAACATGATGCTGTCTTACAGCAGTAATAATACTGTTCACTATAAAAACACAGAGTTTGACGCATTGATCAAAGAATCTTTACGTGTGAAATCTGATGACGAACGTGCCGCTATTTATCAAAAAGCTGAAGGCGTATTAGATAAAGATTCGGCCATTGTTCCACTTTACTACTATGTAAACACCCGTTTAGTTAAACCTTATGTGGGTGGTTATTCAGGTAAAGATCCATTAGATAATTTACATACTAAAGACTTGTACATTATTGCTAAGTAA
- a CDS encoding ABC transporter substrate-binding protein — translation MKAKLLSLLVVGALSVPAFAATPANTLIVVQGLDDLVSLDPAESNELSSIQTVPSLYQRIVQPNRDNPEINEPILVESWQANPEQKTIVFKIKPEAKFASGNAVRPEDIIFSYQRAIIMNKSPAFILNVLGWKTDNINSLLKKISDNELEVRWTADVSPNVVLNILSTPIASIVDEKLVSAHIKNNDFGNSWLKMNSAGSGAYKMRAYQPRQAIVLEANPLSPTGAPKMANIIIKNVPDPASRRLLIEKGDADIARELGTDQTAALAGKAGIQILNIPSAEQVYMAFNTDSGNPALSNPAFWEASRYLIDYKGITEDLMRGQYFIHQSFLPVGLPGALEDNPFTFDPAKAKEILAKAGITNARFTLDVENKVPYITVAQSIQASFAQAGVQVDLLPAAGSQVYSRVRAKQHQAAIRFWIPDYFDAHSNASAFAYNDGQSNTVAWLNGWKIPELSQQTLAALNEADKTKRQSLYTEMQKELQRSSPYVFIDQGKNQIVMRDNIKGYAQGLNADMVYYDKVTK, via the coding sequence ATGAAAGCAAAATTATTATCATTATTGGTTGTGGGTGCCCTTTCCGTACCGGCATTTGCAGCAACTCCTGCTAATACATTAATTGTGGTACAAGGGCTTGATGATTTAGTCAGTCTTGATCCTGCTGAAAGTAATGAGCTATCGAGTATTCAAACTGTACCGAGTTTATATCAACGTATTGTTCAACCTAATCGTGATAATCCAGAAATTAATGAACCGATTTTGGTTGAAAGTTGGCAAGCAAATCCTGAACAAAAAACGATCGTATTTAAAATTAAACCCGAGGCAAAATTTGCATCAGGTAACGCTGTGCGTCCTGAAGATATTATCTTCTCTTATCAGCGTGCGATCATCATGAATAAATCACCAGCCTTTATTCTAAATGTATTGGGTTGGAAAACAGATAACATTAATTCGTTACTCAAAAAAATCAGTGATAACGAATTGGAAGTACGTTGGACAGCCGATGTTAGCCCTAATGTTGTGCTAAATATCCTTTCAACCCCAATTGCTTCTATCGTTGATGAAAAACTAGTTTCTGCTCATATTAAAAATAATGATTTTGGTAATAGCTGGCTGAAAATGAACTCAGCAGGAAGTGGTGCATACAAAATGCGCGCTTATCAACCACGTCAAGCCATTGTGTTAGAGGCTAACCCTCTGTCACCGACTGGCGCACCTAAGATGGCGAATATTATTATTAAAAACGTGCCTGATCCGGCATCACGTCGCTTATTGATTGAAAAAGGCGATGCAGATATTGCGCGTGAACTGGGTACGGATCAAACCGCAGCTTTAGCAGGCAAAGCAGGTATTCAAATTTTAAATATTCCTTCTGCTGAACAAGTTTATATGGCTTTTAATACCGACAGCGGAAACCCTGCACTGAGTAACCCCGCATTTTGGGAAGCATCTCGTTATTTAATTGACTACAAAGGTATTACTGAAGATTTAATGCGTGGTCAGTATTTTATTCACCAAAGCTTCTTACCTGTAGGTTTACCGGGCGCATTAGAAGATAATCCATTCACTTTTGATCCAGCAAAAGCTAAAGAAATTTTAGCCAAAGCGGGGATCACCAATGCACGCTTTACATTAGATGTTGAGAACAAAGTTCCTTACATCACGGTGGCGCAATCCATCCAAGCAAGCTTTGCTCAAGCTGGTGTACAAGTCGATTTATTGCCTGCGGCAGGTAGTCAAGTGTATAGCCGTGTGCGCGCTAAACAACATCAAGCAGCTATCCGCTTTTGGATCCCTGATTATTTTGATGCACACTCAAACGCCAGTGCCTTTGCTTATAACGACGGACAATCCAATACTGTTGCTTGGTTAAATGGCTGGAAAATTCCTGAATTAAGCCAGCAAACATTGGCGGCACTTAATGAAGCGGACAAGACAAAACGTCAATCCCTCTATACTGAAATGCAAAAAGAGTTACAGCGTAGCTCGCCTTATGTGTTTATCGACCAAGGTAAAAACCAAATCGTTATGCGCGATAACATCAAAGGTTATGCGCAAGGTCTAAATGCAGATATGGTTTATTATGACAAAGTAACTAAGTAA
- the nirB gene encoding nitrite reductase large subunit NirB, whose protein sequence is MSKKTLAIIGNGMVGHRYIEELIDKGGNEEFNIVVFCEEPRVAYDRVHLSSYFSHHTAEELSLVKQGYYEKHQIEVLMGERVITINRDEKVVHTNTGRCVSYDKLVMATGSYPWVPPIKGNNSPDCFVYRTIEDLNAIESCARISRKGAVIGGGLLGLEAAGALKSLGIETHVIEFAPTLMAEQLDTLGGEQLKRKIERMGVKVHTSKNTQEILSTGENARKTLQFADGTSLEVDFIVFSTGIRPKDKLARQCDLAIAPRGGIVINDYCQTTDPDIYAIGECASWQNKTFGLVAPGYKMAQVAVDNLLGHHSVFQGADLSAKLKLLGVDVGGIGDAHGRQEGCRSYIYLDEGKEIYKRLIVSEDNKYLLGAVLVGDTEDYGNLLQLSLNTIELPEHPDALILPTHAGSKPAIGVDSLPETAQICSCFDVTKGDIIQAIERGCHTVAAIKAETKAGTGCGGCIPLVTQVLNAELAKQGIEVNHHLCEHFHYSRQELYHLIRVEGLKSFDELLQKHGQGYGCEVCKPTVGSLLASCWNDYILRDDLVSLQDTNDNFLANMQKDGTYSIIPRSPGGEITPAGIIAIGQIAQEYNLYTKITGSQRMAMFGAHKQDLPAIWEKLIAAGFETGHAYAKALRMVKTCVGSSWCRFGVGDSVGLGVALEHRYKGIRTPHKMKFGVSGCTRECSEAQGKDVGIIATDKGWNLYFGGNGGMKPRHGDLFASDLDEETLVHYIDRFMMFYIRTADKLQRTSVWLDNLEGGIEYLRDVIINDKLGLNVQLEKELKALQERAACEWKETVDSPKALKRFAHFINNPMPDPTVQTVKERFQHRPARLHERIDIKLVTEEAQS, encoded by the coding sequence ATGAGCAAGAAAACACTCGCAATCATCGGTAACGGTATGGTGGGGCACCGTTATATCGAAGAACTGATTGATAAAGGTGGCAATGAAGAATTTAATATTGTCGTCTTTTGTGAAGAACCTCGCGTTGCATACGATAGAGTCCATCTCTCCTCTTATTTCTCCCATCACACCGCAGAAGAACTCTCTTTAGTTAAACAAGGCTATTACGAAAAACACCAAATAGAAGTATTAATGGGTGAACGCGTGATAACCATTAATCGTGACGAAAAAGTGGTACACACTAATACAGGGCGTTGTGTTAGTTACGATAAATTAGTGATGGCAACAGGCTCTTATCCATGGGTTCCGCCAATTAAGGGAAATAACTCACCAGATTGCTTTGTCTATCGGACTATTGAAGATTTAAATGCTATTGAATCTTGCGCACGTATTAGTCGTAAAGGGGCGGTGATTGGTGGAGGGCTTTTAGGTCTAGAAGCTGCTGGCGCACTCAAAAGTTTAGGTATCGAAACTCACGTTATCGAGTTTGCACCCACATTAATGGCAGAACAGCTTGATACATTAGGGGGAGAGCAACTTAAGCGAAAAATAGAGCGTATGGGAGTGAAAGTGCATACCTCTAAAAATACACAAGAAATATTATCGACAGGAGAAAACGCACGTAAAACACTGCAATTTGCAGATGGTACTTCTCTTGAAGTGGACTTTATTGTGTTCTCTACAGGTATTCGTCCGAAAGATAAATTAGCTCGTCAATGTGATCTAGCTATTGCCCCACGAGGCGGTATTGTCATCAATGATTATTGCCAAACAACCGATCCTGATATTTACGCCATTGGTGAATGTGCATCTTGGCAAAATAAAACCTTCGGCTTAGTGGCGCCGGGTTACAAAATGGCACAAGTTGCCGTCGATAATTTATTAGGTCATCACTCTGTCTTTCAGGGGGCTGATTTAAGTGCAAAACTAAAACTGCTAGGTGTTGATGTGGGCGGTATTGGTGATGCTCATGGTCGTCAAGAAGGATGCCGTAGTTATATTTATCTTGATGAAGGCAAAGAAATTTATAAACGCCTGATTGTTAGTGAAGATAATAAATACCTATTGGGTGCCGTATTAGTAGGCGATACCGAAGATTATGGCAATCTCTTGCAACTATCACTAAACACCATTGAATTACCCGAGCATCCAGACGCCTTAATTTTGCCGACACATGCAGGAAGTAAGCCAGCAATAGGTGTAGATTCCTTACCTGAAACGGCACAAATCTGCTCTTGTTTTGATGTAACAAAAGGCGACATTATTCAAGCCATTGAACGAGGGTGTCATACGGTCGCTGCGATTAAAGCAGAAACCAAAGCAGGTACGGGATGTGGTGGTTGTATTCCTCTTGTGACCCAAGTTTTAAATGCAGAATTAGCAAAACAAGGCATTGAAGTTAATCACCATCTTTGTGAGCATTTTCACTATTCTCGCCAAGAGCTTTATCATCTTATTCGCGTAGAAGGGCTGAAAAGTTTTGATGAACTGCTGCAAAAACACGGTCAAGGTTATGGTTGTGAAGTATGTAAACCAACCGTGGGTTCATTGCTTGCTTCATGTTGGAATGATTATATCTTGCGTGATGATTTAGTTTCTCTACAAGATACTAACGACAACTTCCTCGCGAATATGCAAAAAGATGGGACTTATTCCATTATTCCTCGTTCTCCTGGTGGAGAAATTACCCCCGCAGGCATTATTGCGATTGGGCAAATTGCTCAAGAATACAATTTGTATACCAAAATTACTGGCTCGCAACGCATGGCAATGTTCGGTGCGCATAAACAGGATTTGCCCGCGATTTGGGAAAAACTGATTGCGGCAGGTTTTGAAACAGGTCATGCCTATGCGAAAGCGCTGCGTATGGTAAAAACGTGTGTAGGCAGTAGTTGGTGTCGTTTTGGCGTTGGTGACAGCGTCGGTTTGGGTGTTGCATTAGAGCATCGTTATAAAGGTATTAGAACACCTCATAAGATGAAATTTGGCGTTTCAGGTTGCACCCGTGAATGTTCTGAAGCTCAAGGAAAAGACGTGGGTATTATCGCCACAGATAAAGGCTGGAACCTCTATTTTGGTGGAAATGGTGGTATGAAACCACGTCATGGAGATCTATTTGCTTCAGATCTCGATGAAGAAACTTTAGTGCATTATATCGACCGCTTTATGATGTTTTATATTCGCACTGCCGATAAGCTGCAACGCACTTCAGTGTGGCTAGATAATCTAGAAGGCGGTATTGAATATTTACGTGATGTCATTATTAACGACAAATTAGGCTTAAATGTACAGTTAGAAAAAGAACTGAAAGCCTTACAAGAACGTGCCGCTTGTGAATGGAAAGAAACGGTTGATTCTCCAAAAGCATTAAAACGCTTTGCCCACTTTATTAATAATCCAATGCCTGATCCGACAGTGCAAACGGTAAAAGAACGATTTCAACATCGCCCCGCACGTTTACACGAACGTATTGATATCAAACTGGTCACTGAGGAGGCGCAATCATGA
- the cysG gene encoding siroheme synthase CysG, which produces MDYFPIFCQLKDKPCLLVGGGEIAERKARLLMEAGAIISVIAPSFTGQFMQWHSEQKLNCIMGVFTADHLSGKWLVIAATDNEQVNQQVFQSATEKQIFCNVVDSPEQASFIMPSVIDRSPIVVAISSGGKAPVLARILREKIEQLLPNYLGALAQLAGTLREQIKQRFSSMSARRYFWEQFFEDKSLQAEIEAQRDDGIKQRISALLSENQQPKGSVVLVGAGPGDAGLMTIKGLQQCQQADVVVYDRLVSDEVMALVRRDAQRIYVGKQAGFHCVPQDEINQILIKEATAGKRVVRLKGGDPFIFGRGSEELEALIEHHIPFSVIPGITAASGCTTYAGIPLTHRDYAQSVRFITGHGKGLNEAQWQCIAQKNQTLVFYMGLSKAPYIQQMLLSQNMCATMPVAIIEKGTLTTQKVIVGQLRQLAEMAETMESPALIIVGEVVKLNDKLQWFQSKSAK; this is translated from the coding sequence ATGGATTACTTTCCAATATTCTGTCAGCTCAAAGATAAACCTTGTTTATTAGTAGGAGGCGGTGAGATTGCTGAACGTAAAGCCCGATTGCTTATGGAGGCAGGCGCGATTATTTCTGTTATCGCACCTTCGTTTACAGGGCAATTTATGCAGTGGCATTCTGAGCAAAAACTAAACTGCATCATGGGTGTATTTACTGCGGATCATCTATCGGGTAAATGGCTTGTTATTGCTGCAACAGATAATGAGCAAGTGAATCAACAGGTTTTTCAATCCGCGACAGAGAAACAGATATTTTGTAATGTCGTTGATTCACCAGAGCAAGCCAGCTTTATTATGCCTTCTGTTATCGATCGTTCACCTATTGTAGTGGCGATTTCATCGGGCGGAAAAGCGCCTGTGCTAGCGCGTATTTTGCGAGAAAAAATTGAACAACTGCTCCCTAATTATCTTGGTGCGTTAGCGCAACTCGCTGGAACGTTACGTGAGCAAATAAAACAGCGTTTTTCATCGATGAGTGCCAGACGTTATTTTTGGGAGCAATTTTTCGAGGATAAATCACTACAAGCTGAAATAGAAGCGCAAAGAGACGACGGTATTAAGCAACGCATTAGCGCACTATTATCTGAAAATCAGCAACCTAAAGGCAGTGTTGTTTTAGTCGGAGCAGGGCCAGGCGATGCTGGGCTAATGACCATTAAAGGTTTACAGCAGTGTCAGCAAGCTGATGTGGTGGTTTATGATAGATTAGTGTCTGATGAGGTCATGGCATTAGTCCGCAGAGACGCACAACGTATTTATGTTGGTAAGCAAGCAGGTTTTCACTGTGTTCCTCAAGATGAAATCAATCAAATTTTAATCAAAGAAGCCACAGCAGGAAAACGCGTGGTGAGATTAAAAGGAGGCGATCCCTTTATTTTTGGTCGAGGCAGTGAGGAGCTAGAAGCCTTGATTGAACATCATATTCCATTTTCTGTGATCCCCGGAATTACGGCGGCATCAGGTTGTACCACTTATGCGGGGATCCCTTTAACGCATCGAGATTATGCGCAAAGTGTCCGTTTTATTACGGGACATGGCAAAGGGTTAAATGAAGCCCAGTGGCAATGTATTGCGCAAAAGAATCAGACCTTGGTGTTTTATATGGGATTAAGTAAAGCGCCGTATATTCAGCAAATGTTACTTAGCCAAAACATGTGCGCGACTATGCCCGTTGCCATTATCGAAAAGGGAACGTTAACAACACAAAAAGTGATTGTTGGTCAATTACGCCAACTGGCAGAAATGGCAGAAACAATGGAAAGCCCTGCACTGATTATTGTGGGAGAGGTTGTCAAACTGAATGATAAGCTACAATGGTTTCAATCAAAATCAGCTAAATAG
- a CDS encoding ABC transporter substrate-binding protein translates to MKNKVTLKTVFPLSIMSLVLTSFFSHAVTLPEGTILAQKQNIVINNGTEVSSLDPHKVEGAPETNIILNLLEGLTYVGPNGESMPGVAQRWETDDNKVWRFYLREDAKWSDGTPVTAEDFVYSWRRVVDPKTGSPYASYLEYAYVENVADILSGKKSPETLGVKAIDAHTLQVNLTKPIPYLVDMVSHTPLKPVKKEIVEKYGVNWTRPENFVGNGAYVIENWVVNEKVTLKRNPLYWDNKNTIIEQATFLPISSETSDINRYRSGEIDITNSAIPPVLYKKMKQEQPENLHVTPYLCTFYYELNNKKAPFDDPRVREAVKLTLDREVIAEKIMGQGQIPAYSFTPSFIGNGNFKPPKWAYWTQQQRNERARELLKEAGFDSQNPLTFTLLYNTSDQNKQQAIATASMWKKSIGANVTLQNQEWKTALESRNQGNYQVARATWCADYNEPTSFLNSFLSTSSLNTVFYENNDYDDALNNASMAVDKVARHQLYQRAEALLDKDSAIVPVYYRVSVRLVSPKVGGFMGKDPFDYTDLKRYFIKADN, encoded by the coding sequence ATGAAAAATAAAGTTACGTTAAAAACAGTGTTTCCACTCAGTATTATGTCACTTGTATTAACCTCCTTTTTTTCTCATGCCGTCACTCTTCCTGAAGGGACTATTCTGGCCCAAAAACAGAATATCGTGATTAATAACGGTACTGAAGTTTCATCACTTGATCCGCACAAAGTAGAAGGCGCTCCAGAAACAAATATTATTTTAAATTTATTAGAGGGGCTGACCTATGTGGGGCCTAATGGTGAAAGCATGCCCGGTGTTGCACAACGCTGGGAAACTGATGATAACAAGGTGTGGAGATTCTATTTGCGAGAAGACGCAAAGTGGAGTGATGGCACACCCGTTACAGCCGAAGACTTTGTTTATAGCTGGCGTCGAGTCGTCGATCCTAAAACAGGCTCGCCTTATGCCAGTTATCTTGAATATGCTTATGTTGAAAATGTTGCAGATATTCTTAGCGGTAAAAAATCCCCTGAAACATTAGGTGTAAAAGCGATAGACGCGCACACTTTGCAAGTCAATTTAACCAAGCCAATTCCTTATTTAGTCGATATGGTCAGTCACACTCCGTTAAAGCCAGTTAAAAAAGAGATTGTTGAAAAATATGGCGTGAATTGGACTCGTCCTGAAAATTTTGTCGGTAATGGCGCTTATGTTATTGAAAATTGGGTCGTGAATGAAAAGGTGACTTTAAAACGAAATCCACTTTATTGGGATAATAAAAACACCATTATTGAGCAAGCCACATTTTTACCAATTAGTTCAGAAACCAGTGATATAAATCGCTATCGTAGCGGTGAAATAGATATCACTAATAGCGCTATTCCGCCTGTTCTGTATAAAAAAATGAAACAAGAGCAGCCAGAGAATTTACATGTCACACCGTATTTATGTACTTTCTATTATGAATTAAATAATAAAAAAGCCCCTTTTGATGATCCTCGTGTTCGAGAAGCTGTGAAACTAACGCTTGATAGAGAAGTTATTGCTGAAAAAATAATGGGGCAAGGGCAAATACCCGCTTATTCTTTTACTCCGTCTTTTATTGGCAACGGTAATTTTAAGCCACCAAAATGGGCTTATTGGACACAACAGCAACGTAATGAAAGGGCGCGTGAATTATTAAAAGAAGCAGGATTTGATAGCCAAAATCCTCTGACTTTTACTTTGCTCTACAATACCTCAGATCAAAATAAACAGCAGGCAATAGCGACTGCATCAATGTGGAAAAAAAGTATTGGTGCAAATGTGACGTTGCAAAACCAAGAATGGAAAACGGCATTAGAAAGCCGTAACCAAGGAAATTACCAAGTCGCGAGAGCAACGTGGTGCGCAGATTACAATGAACCTACCTCGTTTTTAAATTCGTTTCTTTCTACAAGTAGTCTCAATACCGTTTTTTATGAAAATAATGACTACGACGATGCATTAAATAATGCCTCAATGGCCGTTGATAAAGTGGCTCGCCATCAACTCTATCAGCGTGCTGAAGCCTTGCTAGACAAGGATTCAGCGATAGTACCTGTCTATTATCGTGTTAGTGTTAGATTAGTTAGTCCAAAAGTGGGCGGATTTATGGGCAAAGACCCCTTTGATTATACGGACTTAAAGCGCTATTTTATAAAGGCAGATAACTAA